Genomic segment of Coffea arabica cultivar ET-39 chromosome 1e, Coffea Arabica ET-39 HiFi, whole genome shotgun sequence:
TAAGCATATTAAAAGATGGGATGTATCCAGTATAAATTGTTGAATTATCTTTCACCCCCTAATGAAAAGTTTAAGTTTCTGTAGCCGAAGAATTGCTAATCCCTTGTAACGTGTCCTTGGCCCTCACATAAGTTATTTTGCACCCAGACAAATAAAATCTAAATTAAGAATTATCTTCTGTCATCTCCATTTAATCAAGAGCTGTAGGCCCAAACCATTTAGTATATAATTACAATAACTTTGTCTCAAACATTTGAGAAACTTGGGACTAGCTTTTGGTATTCTCAGCCCGAATAGACATCAAAGAAATACAGAAGGGAAGAGAAAAACTCAAACCATTAGATTGTCGCCTACCATTCTGGCAGTGCGAATTAAATGCACTGCTCTACATAAAACAGCACGTTCTGTACAGTACAAAAGAGAACTATGGAAATAAACCGAATTTTCACACAAGAAGAATCATCACTACAACAGCTGCAAAAAACATGGTACTAGAGAAGAATATCGTCAAAGAAGCAAGGACAATCTAGAGCAACCCAAATTTTATTTACTAAAGAATGATCTTTCATATTGATAACCTTTGACTCGTGGCAGCAAATTCAAGTTGGTGTACTAGCATGAAACTGTCAAGAATGTTATAGTTCCACACGATGAAAATCTTCATCTAGCAGCTGTAGCACAAGTCGAATCTTCGTTGTTTGGCCAACTGCCCTTTATTCCGCATGCCTGAATTGAGCGTTCGATCTGGACACCTCCACTACCTTCCATTTCCAACAGCGCACAGTACTTCCCGAAGGTATCACTGCTTACAAAAAGCTGAAAATCCACACcaaataaaaacttcatttccaACTTGTTCAACTCTAATGTGCCCACACCTCCAACTCTGGCATAATATGCATTATTGTAAAACCTGAATGTAACATCAAATCAGAAATTACCAAAGACAAATAAGCCAAAAGTAACAGGCGCAGGGAGATTAGTCTGGCAAAGTTTGGACACTCcctgtgttaaaaaaaaaaaaaaaagccaaaagtGCAACGCGAGTTAAAAAATAACAGAGTTACAATATGCTCTGATGAAACAGTGAGAGGCAACGAGTTGTCCTCAATTGAAAGTCAAGTTCTCCAATCAAGAACGGAATTATAGCTTAATAACACTCCTTTTCAATGGATTGTCTTGCTTTCCAATCCGTTGTGAAAATAATGGACAAAAACCACAGACCATTCCTTTCAATATCTACGAGGAAAAAAGTAGTAATAACACCCCATGCTCCACTATCCCCCAACATTTTGATAAGATTTGGTGGGCTCCAGAAGTCTTCCAACTCTTTCTGAAATCTCACGCTTAGAGAGTCAAAGCCATTTAATTTCAAAGGAGATCAATTTCGTTTCTAGGAAGCAAACAGATAGGTAGAATATAACGGAAACTGCTTACATTATGAGTTTGAGTAAACTTACGCATCATCAATATATTTTGCTGCCACCATGACACTGGTGATGAGAAGGCGGTGAACATTAAGAGAAGTTACAACAGCATTGGTGCGCTTAATAAATCTCTCCACATAAATATATGCAACAATGAAGCAGGAAGGACTGCAGCATGAGTACTTAAAAATTCGTTCAATGTATAGTTCAATGCCTAAAGAGGGTGCTTTTGAACCGTGAAATACCGTAATAACGTCTTTAGTTTGTGTAGTCTCAAGAAACCTTTCATTCTTCTGAACAGACCTCTCAAGAAGTGAGGACAGATATGATAGCAGTCGGGGTTTTCCTGTACTTCCCTTCCCAGATTCTCCGAGCCCCAGTCTTAAGTAAGTCTCAGAACACGCATTCTCAGTTTTAAGAGCCAATGTTTCCATGACCAGAGAGAAACACTGCAACAAAATGACACTAATGACTGCGAGTTCTAAATATAACACATTGCTTCATGGAGAAAGGAGAGAATTATGAAATGTTTTCAATATATAACTGGAAGTGGATCTAgttcatgttcatgttcatATTCAAAACTGCATTTTCAAACAGCATATCAAGCCGGATGGATGCAGAAAATGACTTTCAGCATGAAAGAAATCATTTTTTGGTCATGGGGTAAATCACCTCATGCAAACATCAAACGATGATTCTGAATTCCAAAATATTGGATTGTAGGCACACAGCAGACTCCAGAAACTAGTCAGCGCAAGACCACTTGTACTCCTAAAATTCCAGAATGGAAGTTTAAATAAGACACCCAAATCAACTTTGTTACAAGCAAAAGTTTCAGAAAATCTAGAAACTCAATTCATATCACCCAATTTGTTGAAGATACATATTACAAGTGATCCAAAAACAAGTAGTTCTAGGTCAGGAGACCATTCTACTATAATCCATTTtatcatttctttcttttccaaatgTTATATCTACCAAATATAGAGTTATGGCTCCATTGATCACCATAACGGAGTATACTAGGATTTCTTCCTCAGGAAATAACCtattttgtcttttctttccttttcccacAATCCACGTTTATGTAGAATTCTGGCTAACCATGTACCACTCCTTTAATCATAG
This window contains:
- the LOC113733479 gene encoding cyclin-P3-1-like isoform X1, translating into MCFSLVMETLALKTENACSETYLRLGLGESGKGSTGKPRLLSYLSSLLERSVQKNERFLETTQTKDVITVFHGSKAPSLGIELYIERIFKYSCCSPSCFIVAYIYVERFIKRTNAVVTSLNVHRLLITSVMVAAKYIDDAFYNNAYYARVGGVGTLELNKLEMKFLFGVDFQLFVSSDTFGKYCALLEMEGSGGVQIERSIQACGIKGSWPNNEDSTCATAAR
- the LOC113733479 gene encoding cyclin-P3-1-like isoform X3 — protein: MCFSLVMETLALKTENACSETYLRLGLGESGKGSTGKPRLLSYLSSLLERSVQKNERFLETTQTKDVITVFHGSKAPSLGIELYIERIFKYSCCSPSCFIVAYIYVERFIKRTNAVVTSLNVHRLLITSVMVAAKYIDDAECPNFARLISLRLLLLAYLSLLFVSSDTFGKYCALLEMEGSGGVQIERSIQACGIKGSWPNNEDSTCATAAR
- the LOC113733479 gene encoding cyclin-P3-1-like isoform X2, whose product is METLALKTENACSETYLRLGLGESGKGSTGKPRLLSYLSSLLERSVQKNERFLETTQTKDVITVFHGSKAPSLGIELYIERIFKYSCCSPSCFIVAYIYVERFIKRTNAVVTSLNVHRLLITSVMVAAKYIDDAFYNNAYYARVGGVGTLELNKLEMKFLFGVDFQLFVSSDTFGKYCALLEMEGSGGVQIERSIQACGIKGSWPNNEDSTCATAAR